In a single window of the Cryptococcus tetragattii IND107 chromosome 1, whole genome shotgun sequence genome:
- a CDS encoding mitochondrial 54S ribosomal protein uL23m, with product MSRIFRRALASFPPRAGPSSTAPSTLFPSAPSAASTLPIAVRRRRAEHPPPKFASPSPLSDPALHDPESGKKFPLPLEQDYRDLLRTSEFDGSLSDAELRALFLKGTAEWKARVRGYASRGKKGRHAFLLKVMGGQKEAEGIVPQDAESQNANPNTIVGQRIYLPNIQIRLMRNHTPPGEAYDPFIATFRIPPSMTKTDLRSYLAAVYDLQVTFIRTDNYLAPIGRTRTGQVRRLGGKGKTYKRAVVGLTEPFHYPDDMEELHAQSEYEGSGDVVTKARDKWLQDNYSLRMMEEMKDRALFKYYKGSRWRAVDQSNVGVTVKEIMKRRKEREAAVAAAVKERYATVKESANTTQTA from the exons ATGTCTCGCATCTTCAGAAGGGCACTTGCCAGCTTCCCCCCGAGGGCAGGCCCGTCCTCGACAGCCCcatccaccctcttcccctcagCCCCCTCCGCCGCCTCAACTCTCCCCATCGCTGTCCGACGTCGTCGCGCTGAGCATCCTCCACCAAAGTTCgcttccccctctcccctctctGACCCGGCCTTGCACGATCCCGAGTCTGGAAAGAAGTTCCCTTTGCCTCTCGAGCAAGATTATAGGGATCTGTTGAGGACTTCGGAATTTGACGGATCGTTGAGCGATGCCGAGTTGCGAGCCTTGTTCTTGAAGGGCACTGCCGAGTGGAAAGCACGAGTACGAGGTTACGCATCTAGAGGCAAGAAGGGGAGACATGCGTTTTTGCTTAAGGTGATGGGCGGTCagaaagaagcagagggAATTGTCCCCCAGGACGCCGAATCGCAAAACGCAAACCCCAACACAATTGTCGGTCAGCGAATTTACCTTCCCAACATTCAAATCCGTCTTATGCGGAACCACACCCCTCCCGGAGAGGCATACGATCCCTTTATCGCTACCTTCCGTATCCCTCCAAGCATGACAAAAACTGATCTTCGATCATATCTCGCTGCGGTATACGACCTCCAAGTCACTTTTATCCGTACCGACAACTATCTCGCTCCAATCGGCCGTACACGTACCGGCCAAGTCAGGAGATTAggaggcaagggcaagacgTACAAGAGAGCTGTCGTTGGTTTGACAGAGCCTTTCCACTACCCTGATGATATGGAGGAGCTGCACGCTCAGAGTGAGTACGAGGGATCTGGCGATGTCGTGACAAAGGCGAGAGACAAGTGGTTGCAAGACAACTACAGTTTGAgaatgatggaagaaatgaaggacAGGGCGCTGTTCAAGTACTACAAGGGTTCCAGATGGAGAGCGGTTGACCAGTCCAATGTT GGCGTGACCGTCAAAGAAATTATGAAGCGgcgaaaggagagagaagccGCTGTGGCGGCTGCTGTCAAGGAACGGTATGCGACAGTCAAGGAGTCCGCGAACACCACACAAACAGCATAG